In Janthinobacterium rivuli, a single genomic region encodes these proteins:
- a CDS encoding GGDEF domain-containing protein, whose amino-acid sequence MLPAGQKLRYSIALGAGYVLAQLALTAWAGARAPWVSYAFSIVAPLLALAACCRCAYVSAAGAARTGWALFAVAMLFWSTGMILSAWQDLSGQVASDATYFSDFAYFMYGAPLLLAMSSVTHEHPSRTLQWLDAVQVLLAAYLAYTAIFSVSPFDQRSIAPIPASLLVLTYNVENLALACCASLRLLAHRRDGGQGRFYLLLAVFLWCYAGCAATYNYLTLHGATEAWSEVLPSLPFLILVLLSMRVTAARSGAESAQAQQTPQKLTLLIDNFSPILFTAALLGLGFAVMRAHFYLAAASLFVALLVHALRSATLQSRYMQSELALRAAHDKLEKLSLTDGLTGIANRRCFDQTLQLEWQRAARNHQGLALLIIDIDFFKSLNDTFGHPYGDACLVRIAAALHSALPRASDLAARFGGEEFAAILPATDGDGALAVAHKMQEAIAAAAIVHAPSRGGLVTASIGLALHDAGQTPEQLLAAADQALYRAKQNGRNRVEA is encoded by the coding sequence ATGCTGCCTGCCGGACAAAAACTGAGGTACTCGATTGCGCTGGGCGCCGGCTATGTGCTGGCCCAGCTGGCCTTGACGGCGTGGGCCGGCGCACGCGCGCCCTGGGTCAGCTATGCGTTCAGCATCGTCGCGCCCCTGCTGGCGCTGGCCGCCTGTTGCCGCTGCGCCTATGTCAGCGCGGCAGGCGCGGCCAGGACAGGCTGGGCCCTGTTCGCCGTGGCCATGCTGTTCTGGAGCACCGGCATGATATTGTCGGCCTGGCAGGACCTGAGCGGCCAAGTGGCTTCCGACGCCACGTATTTTTCCGATTTCGCCTATTTCATGTACGGCGCGCCCCTGCTGCTGGCCATGTCGTCCGTGACGCACGAGCATCCCTCGCGCACCTTGCAATGGCTCGACGCCGTACAGGTGCTGCTGGCGGCCTACCTGGCCTATACGGCCATCTTTTCCGTGTCGCCCTTCGACCAGCGCTCGATCGCGCCGATTCCCGCCAGTCTGCTGGTGCTGACCTACAACGTGGAAAACCTGGCCCTGGCCTGCTGCGCCTCGCTGCGCCTGCTGGCGCACCGCCGCGATGGCGGGCAAGGCCGCTTTTACCTGCTGCTGGCGGTGTTCTTATGGTGCTATGCGGGCTGCGCGGCCACGTATAACTATCTGACTTTGCATGGCGCGACCGAAGCCTGGAGCGAGGTGCTGCCCAGCCTGCCCTTCCTGATCCTGGTGCTGCTGTCCATGCGCGTCACGGCGGCGCGGTCCGGTGCGGAAAGCGCACAGGCGCAGCAGACCCCGCAAAAGCTGACCCTGCTGATCGACAATTTCAGTCCCATCCTCTTTACGGCCGCCTTGCTGGGCCTGGGCTTTGCCGTCATGCGCGCGCATTTCTACCTGGCGGCGGCGTCGCTGTTCGTCGCGCTGCTGGTCCACGCGCTGCGCTCGGCCACCCTGCAAAGCCGCTACATGCAAAGCGAACTGGCCTTGCGTGCGGCGCATGACAAACTGGAAAAGCTGTCGCTGACGGATGGTTTGACGGGCATCGCCAACCGGCGCTGCTTCGACCAGACATTGCAGCTGGAATGGCAGCGCGCCGCGCGCAACCATCAGGGGCTGGCGCTGCTGATCATCGATATCGATTTCTTCAAAAGCCTCAACGATACCTTCGGCCACCCGTATGGCGACGCCTGCCTGGTGCGGATCGCGGCCGCCCTGCATTCCGCGCTGCCGCGCGCCAGCGACCTGGCGGCCCGCTTCGGCGGCGAAGAGTTTGCCGCCATCCTGCCCGCCACCGATGGCGACGGCGCGCTGGCGGTGGCGCACAAGATGCAGGAGGCGATCGCCGCGGCCGCCATCGTCCACGCGCCGTCGCGCGGCGGCCTGGTAACGGCCAGCATCGGCCTGGCCTTGCATGACGCAGGACAGACGCCGGAACAATTGCTGGCCGCCGCCGACCAGGCCCTGTACCGGGCCAAGCAGAATGGCCGCAACCGGGTCGAGGCTTAG
- a CDS encoding EVE domain-containing protein, producing the protein MKQYWLMKSEPDEVSIDDLMAAPQHTMPWFGVRNYQARNFMRDGMRPGDGVLFYHSSCPQPGVAGVAEVASGAYPDHSQFEEGGKYFDPKATPEQPRWISVDVRGVKKTALLPLSEMRQMPELEDMLLLKKGSRLSITPVTPAQWKVITGKLGS; encoded by the coding sequence ATGAAACAATACTGGCTGATGAAGTCCGAACCCGATGAAGTGAGCATCGACGACCTGATGGCCGCGCCGCAGCACACCATGCCGTGGTTTGGTGTGCGCAATTACCAGGCGCGCAACTTCATGCGCGATGGCATGCGGCCGGGCGATGGCGTGCTGTTCTATCACTCGAGTTGCCCGCAGCCGGGCGTGGCGGGCGTGGCCGAAGTGGCCAGCGGCGCCTATCCCGATCACAGCCAGTTTGAAGAGGGCGGCAAATACTTCGACCCGAAAGCCACGCCAGAACAACCGCGCTGGATCAGCGTCGACGTGCGCGGCGTGAAGAAGACGGCGCTGCTGCCCCTGTCCGAGATGCGCCAGATGCCGGAACTGGAAGACATGCTGCTGCTCAAGAAGGGCAGCCGGCTGTCGATCACGCCCGTGACGCCGGCGCAATGGAAAGTCATTACCGGCAAGCTGGGAAGCTAA
- a CDS encoding cell division protein ZapA, protein MPRVDVNIMGQSYSMVCRDGEERALREAAIYLDSKMKAIRDAGKVKGNDRIAVLAALGVAAEFLSVKSPQGPLSELTILEVKQKISAMHTVLDSALTPQENLF, encoded by the coding sequence ATGCCGCGTGTCGATGTCAATATCATGGGCCAGTCCTACAGCATGGTGTGCCGCGACGGCGAAGAGCGCGCGCTGCGCGAAGCGGCGATCTATCTCGATAGCAAAATGAAAGCCATCCGCGACGCGGGCAAGGTCAAGGGTAACGACCGCATCGCCGTGCTGGCCGCCCTGGGCGTGGCCGCCGAATTCCTCTCCGTGAAGTCGCCGCAAGGTCCGCTGTCGGAATTGACGATACTGGAAGTGAAGCAGAAAATCTCGGCCATGCACACGGTATTGGATAGCGCCTTGACGCCCCAGGAAAACCTTTTTTAA
- a CDS encoding DUF904 domain-containing protein, translating to MERPPYSGGMISEFNELSDKIGLLAEMTHALRRENAQLRKDNAALAADNALYVQRMREAQERVEALLEKIPELVQAGLEQAASEAGAYIAENEKEA from the coding sequence ATGGAGCGTCCGCCCTATAGTGGCGGCATGATTTCCGAATTCAACGAATTATCCGACAAAATAGGCCTGCTGGCCGAAATGACCCATGCGCTGCGCCGTGAAAACGCGCAACTGCGCAAGGACAATGCCGCGCTGGCCGCCGACAACGCCCTGTATGTGCAACGCATGCGCGAAGCGCAGGAGCGGGTGGAAGCGTTGCTGGAAAAAATTCCCGAACTGGTGCAAGCTGGCCTGGAGCAAGCCGCTTCGGAAGCGGGCGCCTATATTGCCGAGAACGAGAAGGAAGCGTAA